Proteins found in one Brevibacillus brevis genomic segment:
- a CDS encoding spore germination protein, producing the protein MKDLIETMNACSLIDLEGIPISPQLGENIDLLKKMFADCSDFVIREFRQKNSVRAIAVFVDGLIDTKEVNSALKSLMVLEDGDDDIKVIEESLLPVSQMGRVDDYKKLLQAVLSGDTGILVEGNTEALTLGIRGAEKRSVNEPEGEAVVRGPREGFIENIRTNTSMLRRKLRTPRLKMKSLVVGRETNTNLVVAFLDGIADPEIVQEVTARISKINLDAVLESGYIEEMIQDNTYSPFPQVMYSERPDTVAAALLEGRVAIFVDGTPMVLIVPVTFWMMMQASEDYYERFQMATLVRLLRYVFLIISLITPALYVAITTYHQQMLPTTLLLSIAAARESIPFPAIVEAFIMEISFEALREAGIRLPKTVGQAVSILGALVVGQAAVQAGIVSAPMVIVVSLTGIASFTIPHFNASISLRMLRFPIMIAASILGIYGMLVALLLVLGHMANLRSFGVPYLSPLAPMSIGDLKDVLIRTPWSMMEKRPSFLGVQNARRMNDGFANSMQQRGGQSGMTGNRHPNEEGQS; encoded by the coding sequence ATGAAGGACCTGATTGAGACGATGAATGCCTGCAGCTTGATTGATCTGGAGGGTATACCGATTTCGCCTCAATTGGGAGAGAACATTGATCTGTTGAAAAAAATGTTCGCTGATTGCTCCGATTTTGTCATACGGGAATTCCGCCAAAAAAACAGTGTCCGTGCAATTGCTGTCTTTGTCGATGGGCTGATTGATACCAAAGAGGTCAATTCCGCACTGAAATCGTTAATGGTGCTTGAAGATGGCGATGACGATATAAAAGTGATAGAAGAGTCACTTTTGCCTGTTTCCCAGATGGGAAGAGTAGACGATTATAAAAAGCTATTACAGGCTGTGCTTTCAGGTGATACAGGCATTCTTGTAGAGGGAAATACAGAAGCACTTACGCTCGGCATTCGTGGAGCAGAAAAACGCTCCGTAAACGAACCGGAAGGAGAAGCGGTCGTACGGGGGCCGCGTGAGGGTTTTATCGAAAATATTCGCACGAACACGTCGATGCTACGGCGAAAATTGCGAACACCTCGATTGAAAATGAAGTCCTTGGTAGTTGGACGTGAGACAAACACCAACCTGGTGGTTGCTTTTCTGGATGGGATTGCTGATCCAGAGATCGTTCAGGAGGTCACTGCTCGAATCAGTAAGATCAATTTAGATGCTGTGCTGGAAAGCGGATATATCGAAGAGATGATCCAGGATAATACATACTCGCCTTTCCCTCAGGTTATGTATTCCGAGCGCCCAGACACGGTCGCTGCGGCATTGCTGGAGGGACGTGTCGCGATATTTGTGGATGGGACACCGATGGTTTTAATCGTGCCTGTTACGTTTTGGATGATGATGCAGGCCAGCGAGGATTACTACGAGCGATTTCAAATGGCTACGCTTGTACGACTACTGCGTTATGTATTTCTCATCATTTCACTCATTACCCCTGCCTTATATGTGGCCATAACGACTTATCACCAACAGATGCTGCCAACCACGCTCCTTTTAAGTATTGCGGCTGCGCGCGAGTCCATTCCTTTTCCTGCTATTGTAGAGGCTTTTATCATGGAAATTTCTTTTGAAGCCTTGCGAGAAGCGGGGATTCGTCTCCCGAAAACGGTCGGGCAAGCCGTCAGTATTTTAGGCGCGCTGGTCGTAGGTCAAGCAGCTGTGCAGGCAGGGATTGTTTCTGCCCCCATGGTTATCGTTGTATCGCTCACAGGGATAGCCTCATTTACCATCCCGCATTTTAATGCATCGATTTCATTGCGAATGCTGCGCTTTCCGATCATGATTGCGGCTTCGATCCTCGGCATCTATGGAATGCTGGTAGCGTTATTGCTAGTCCTCGGACATATGGCCAACCTACGTTCTTTTGGTGTCCCATATTTATCTCCGCTGGCACCGATGTCAATCGGCGATCTCAAAGACGTCCTGATAAGAACGCCATGGTCGATGATGGAAAAACGCCCGAGCTTTTTGGGAGTTCAAAACGCAAGGCGTATGAACGATGGTTTTGCTAATTCTATGCAGCAAAGAGGAGGGCAATCAGGGATGACAGGAAACCGTCATCCAAACGAGGAGGGACAATCGTGA
- the ligD gene encoding non-homologous end-joining DNA ligase, producing the protein MRPATKEYELTIDNHVLSITNPDKPLWPEAEVTKLDYLRYLLIVADPLLRYSKDRLLTVIRYPHGIGDKHFYQKNAPDYAPDWIQTHTWENVRYVLCNNRATLVWMANQAALEWHVSFHLAKDETPTELVFDLDPSTDDFGVVIESALLLKELLDELQLPSWVKTSGSSGLQVYVPIELCYTFEQTRQVGHFIASYLVSKHPSLLTIERFVKNRGNKLYIDYLQHWRGKTLPAPYSTRAKPQATVSTPLLWKEVPHCHPTDFTVYTVPKRLETIGDLFSSISAPTKRSSLDGILGFLQSR; encoded by the coding sequence TTGCGTCCTGCAACAAAAGAGTACGAGCTGACGATCGACAATCACGTATTGTCCATCACAAATCCTGACAAGCCTCTATGGCCAGAGGCCGAGGTAACCAAGCTAGATTACTTGCGCTATTTGCTGATTGTTGCAGACCCACTGCTCAGGTATAGCAAGGATCGGCTCTTAACCGTCATTCGCTACCCGCACGGAATCGGTGACAAGCACTTCTATCAAAAAAATGCCCCAGACTATGCACCCGACTGGATACAAACGCATACATGGGAAAACGTACGTTACGTACTGTGCAATAACCGAGCGACACTCGTATGGATGGCGAATCAAGCAGCATTGGAGTGGCACGTCTCTTTTCATCTCGCCAAGGATGAGACTCCGACTGAGCTCGTGTTTGACCTCGATCCTTCCACAGATGATTTTGGTGTTGTGATAGAGTCTGCCCTCTTATTGAAAGAGCTGCTCGATGAATTACAGTTGCCTTCATGGGTCAAGACATCTGGTTCGAGCGGCTTGCAAGTTTATGTTCCGATCGAACTTTGCTATACGTTTGAACAGACCCGCCAAGTCGGACATTTCATCGCATCCTATTTAGTCAGCAAGCATCCCTCACTTTTAACCATCGAGCGTTTCGTGAAGAATCGGGGAAATAAGCTATACATTGATTATTTGCAACACTGGCGCGGTAAGACACTGCCAGCCCCTTATTCAACCCGCGCAAAACCACAGGCTACCGTATCAACGCCACTTCTGTGGAAAGAGGTTCCCCATTGTCATCCCACAGACTTCACCGTTTATACGGTACCCAAACGCCTGGAAACAATCGGAGATTTATTCTCATCCATTTCTGCTCCGACAAAGCGGTCCTCTCTTGATGGCATCCTCGGCTTTTTGCAGTCCCGGTAA